A window from Mixophyes fleayi isolate aMixFle1 chromosome 12, aMixFle1.hap1, whole genome shotgun sequence encodes these proteins:
- the LOC142108492 gene encoding olfactory receptor 12D1-like: MGLENYTCVTDFVLLGLTDHAKLQVTLFVFFLMLYIINLLGNFSIMVITIMDPNLHTPMYFFLWNLSFLDICYSSVTVPKMLIDFMTPEKTISFAGCILQIHFFHFLGSTEAMLLTAMSYDRYVAIGNPLRYSNIMNSRVCRYLALSSWMSGFFHSLLQTVMTAKLPFCGPNLVKHFFCDIKPVLKLACTDTSLNLKLLTRVTGTIATTALLLTLLSYISISKYLLKIKTAEGRKRAFSTCSAHLTVVFLQYGTAIFTYSRPPTQDSLDEDRAAAVLFTVITPALNPIMFTLRNKDMKKSMKKFVKTLQFRLAYNK; encoded by the coding sequence ATGGGCTTAGAAAATTACACATGTGTCACAGACTTTGTCTTGCTGGGCTTGACAGACCATGCAAAGCTTCAAGTGaccttgtttgtgtttttctTGATGCTTTATATAATCAACTTGTTAGGTAATTTCTCTATTATGGTCATAACCATTATGGATCCCAACCTACACACTCCCATGTATTTCTTTTTGTGGAATTTGTCATTTCTTGACATCTGCTATTCTTCTGTGACTGTTCCAAAGATGCTCATTGATTTCATGACCCCAGAAAAGACCATTTCTTTTGCAGGCTGTATCTTACAAATACATTTCTTCCATTTCCTGGGTAGCACAGAAGCTATGCTCCTTACAGCAATGTCATATGACAGATATGTGGCCATAGGCAATCCTTTGCGTTATTCCAACATTATGAATAGTAGAGTTTGTCGATATTTGGCATTAAGTTCATGGATGTCTGGTTTTTTCCACTCTCTGTTACAAACAGTGATGACTGCAAAGCTTCCGTTTTGTGGGCCAAACTTGGTGAAGCATTTTTTCTGTGATATTAAACCAGTGCTAAAGTTGGCttgtactgacacttctctaaatTTGAAACTTCTTACAAGGGTCACTGGAACAATAGCTACAACAGCTTTACTATTAACTCTTCTTTCTTATATATCCATCAGCAAATATCTCCTAAAGATAAAGACAGCAGAAGGCCGAAAACGTGCATTCTCCACATGTAGTGCTCATCTTACAGTTGTCTTTCTCCAATATGGAACAGCTATTTTTACCTACTCGCGACCACCCACACAAGATTCTTTAGATGAAGATCGTGCTGCTGCCGTTCTGTTTACTGTTATAACTCCAGCATTAAACCCAATTATGTTTACACTGAGGAACAAAGATATGAAGAAATCGATGAAGAAATTTGTGAAGACTTTACAATTCAGACTTGCATACAATAAATAG